The sequence TAGTAAAAGCTGGGATATTTATATTAATATTGTACCATTCTCACAATAAGAATGGAATGAATCTTTAGAAAAAAATAGACGAGTCGAAACACTTAAAAAGTGCTACAACTCGCCTATCTATCCTCATTACATTAAATCGAATAAATCAAATTCATCTTCATCGAATTCATTAAATTCTTCTTTACCTAACATAAATTCAATTCCATTTTCAGTAAGCATAATATCTCTAATCCCAAATTCTTCATCAACTTTAAGAAGCTGTTCAATCAAATCCTCTCTTTTCGTCATATCTCCACTTTCAATCATTTCTGTAATTCTTTTTCCTAATTCTACTAAAGCTAACATTTTATCAATCTCCCTTTTATCTCTTCATTTATTATTTTCTAAAATATATGAGGCACTCCAAAAGCGCCTCATATAAAACCAATAATTACACCATTTTTATCAAAAATTAATTTCTCAAAATTATAATCCTTAGCATCATAAAACCTATCTTCATTATCAGAATAATTCATATTAATCTCAAATGAACATATTAATTCATCTATTTCCATTTCACCCCAGCAATTTCTTTTCAAAACCTCATATCGGGGGGCAGAAAAATTAACTTTTTTTATTTCAACTACATCGTCAATTTTCAAAAAGTATACATACTCTCCTAATTTACCTACTTGATAACGCAAACCCAACATGACCTCTTTTTCCACTAAAATTTCTAAAACTTCATCTCTTAAATATTCTTTATGCAAATATATCATCCTCTCTTTTTTAAAAATATCAAAATCTATCACTTTAAATATAATATGATGATTTAATTTAAAATAAGTTTTAATACTTCTTGCACTTAATATATAACGAGAGTGTTAATGTCGTCTACTGATTTTTGTACAAAACGAATTTTATTTTAAATAAATAAAAAACCACTGACAATTACATCAGTGGTTGCTAGTATATATACTTTTGACTTCACTTATTTTTACTCGGCATCAGCTTTAATGGTAAACGTATCTTCCCATCTTCAATAACAGCTTTTTCCGTATCAGACTTGTCCAAGTCTGCTTTTAATAGCTCGATACGGTTATCGAACAACCAGCGCATTAAATACATCTCTGCCGCACTTCCTTTTATTTTAGTAGGAAGTGTGTAATACGTTCTCGGATTTTCATACTTGCGAATCAAGCCATCAATTTGCTCGCTATCCATTAAAAAGATGGTTTTCTCAACCTTTTTATCAGCTAACGATAAATTAATCATGACCTTAGCAAATGCAATCGGATAATATTTTTTGTACCAAGCTAATCTATATGCATTAATTACATAAGCAGCAGCATGAGCTAGAGGGTACAAGTATTTAACCTTTTTCATACTCTCGATAAGCCATCTCTCAACTTGATATTCATGTAAAACTTGTTCGTATGATTGCCATTCGATTAGATTTGTAGCTTTATTTTTCTCACTATGCAATTTTCCCTTCCGAATAAACTCTACTATTCTGTTACTCAACGATTCTTCAATACCATAGTGCATTAACAGCTTTTTAAAGTTTTCTCGGCTTGTAATCAGCTCACTAATCGCCTTACCCTCTTTTAGTAGCACCTCGGCATTATCGTCCCATAAGCCCTCTCCGTGTGTTAAACCACTAATAGCTATCAAGTCACTAAAATTCCGTGGCTGGACTTGCATTGTTACGTTGGTGGAATATCTTGTGTTAAATTCACTAATCATTTCCGTATGTCCTAACGCAAATTCCTGAATAACATTAGCATCATACATATTTATTGTAGCTACACTTACACCCGTTTCTTTTTCTAAGTAATACAACCTTGTGCTATCATCTTGGCTTAAAATATCAAATTTCAATATCGCATCTTCAAACGGTTTATACTCGGATTGCAATGTGATATTTTCAGCATCATAGCCATCTTTACTATTGGTAATGCCACTATAATAATTGACATCTAGCTCGGATGGAATGACTAACATCCCTCCTGGATGCTGACCGCTACTAAAAGCTACACCATTTAGAAAATCCAAAGTTTCTTGAAAAACCAAGCTATCAAAATCAAACGTCAATATTTCTACTAATTGCTCGTCATTATCCCCTTGTTTTAATTTCTCTATATAGAGAACGTTTCGGTTATCTTCATCAAAATGAATATAATCGGTTGGATGTAAATTGCCTTCCTCGTCCAATTCATAAAAATAACTGGCATCGTTCTCGTATCTATTCATTAAAGTTTCAACAGCAATATTTCCTTTAGCTTTGTGGTATTCCCAAATGATTTTTTTACTTTTACCTTCCGCAAGCTTACTAATCGTTCCAGCCCGAACGATGTTACCTTCACCAAACAGCCCCGTAATATAATCAATGATATGCTTTTGAACCTCACTACTGAAGTTTAAATCAACGTCAGGCGTCTTCTCGCCGTTATAACCCATAAAGCTACTCCAATGTATGTCAAAGCCATTCCCCTTTAATAAGCCACCACAAGCGCATTGTATGACGGGTAAATCTAAACCGCATAGAACCGTTTTAGCTTCGCAAAATTCAACTTCCCTACACGTTTCACATTGATAATGCGGCGGTAATGGATTGACCTCGCTTATGCCTAATACATAAGCTAATAACATGCTGCCTACACTGCCCCGACTACCTACCAAATAACCTTTTCTTTTACTTTCCTCTACTAATAAGTGACTACCGTAAAAAACGACCTCGTAGCCACCTTTAAAGACCATCTCTAGCTCCAATGCCAATCTTTCCTGTACGGCTTCATGGACATTTGCGCCGTATAACTCTACCAGCCTTCTATCTATCACCTGTTGCATTTTTTCCTTCTCATTGCCCTCTAGCATTCTTGGCTTGACTAACGGGTGTGTAGGCACTACCTCGAAAGACGAGAACCTATTTAAAAGCTGAATGGTATTTGTTGAAACAATTTCCCTACTTCTTTCCTCGCCTAAAAAATCAAATTCAAGTAGCAATTCTTTAGTGGTTTTATAATAGACATTATTTCTAGGTAGCTCCTTATTTTGAATATATGGATGGAATCTCCCTCCCTCTACTTTGAGTTTTAAGCCTTCAATGTTGATGTTTAACAAATCATCACCTTTCAACTCACCTTGAATAAACTTGCTATACAATTCTTTCTCCATATCGCTGAATGGTAGTCCATTTTGAATTTTATTATCGAAGTATTGGCGGATAATTGTTAGATTTTTATCCAAAAACACCTTTGCCCGATTATCAAACCACAGCATATCTATATATTTTTCTTCGTACTTATGAAGACACAAGACCTCTCCTAAGCTGATAACCGTTTTATTTTTCTTTTGGCATACATTATCAACAATTTTCATTAATTGCTTTAACGTTTCTACTGGTACATCTTCATAGTAGTGATTGCTATAAGGACTGTTGAAACCAATCACATCATAATGGTCTAAAACACTTTCGGTAAATTTTCCATTCAATAGATTCTCAAATATATCCTTACAATAAAAGCCATTACTCACGACCAAAATATTCTCTCTGTCGCCTTTAACATTCACATCGGCCCAGCTTAACACTCGATTCTCTGTATCGGTATTTACCTTACTACTTAACTGATTAAGGAATGTCATACCTTCCCTATTTAACGCATAGAGTGTGACCATTTGCGGAAACCTCGTATCTAGCTGGCTTTTTAATGGCTCATTACATTCCACCAATTTTTTATGATTAACTGACATTTCCTCTAGCAACTTATTAAATAATTTAAACGTAGACAAGCTATCGGAAATAGCTCTATGATGATTTTCAATTTTAATACCATATTTTTTCAACATACCCTTCAAGCTATAATTTTTACGCTTACTTTGCTTATGCAATACTTCTTCCTCAACATATTTACTTAAATACATGGTGTCAATTAATAGAAAATCATTCAACTTTTCATCAAGTTTATGCATTCTGCTTCTCACATTAATAAAATTTAAATCGAAATCTCTAGCGTTATGCCCGACCAGCACATACTCATCATCACTAATAAAATCATAAAACTGTTTTAATGCCGTTTCTTCGTCCTCACATTGCCCTACCATTTTATTGGTGATATTTGTGAGGTTACTGATTCTTTGGCTGATTTGATTTTTTGGCTTAATCAATTTGTTAAATTCCTTTACAACTTCACCGTTCTCAACCACTACTGCTCCTATTTCAATAATTTCATGAACAAATGGTAAAATACCTGTCGTTTCTATATCAAATACTAGATATTTAGTATTTCTCAAAAAGTTCTCACCGATAATCTCACTGTTTTTCTCATGCAATTTCTCATCGTTTACTAAATAATGCAGGTATCTATTTTGGCTGATTAAAAAATCGACACCGTAAAATAGCTTCATACTTTCGATATTCTCTACATTCCTTCGATTTGCTTCACTAGGATTGTTCTTATATTTGTCCACCATAACCCTTTTATATTGATTAAACTGCTGCTCAATCAAAGGAAACCCTCTCACCGTTCCTTTTTCTACAAAGCCTAGCCCCCGATAATTAAATCTATTGGTTAGTTCTATTGCTGCTGCCTCTTTGGTAATACTTTGCATTGTAGAATATTGGCTAATTACTTTAAATTCTACTCGTCCTATTTCATCGGTATCTAATCTACTCCCAACTTTTCCAGTAATATCTTCATATGCATCTATTTTTAATTGCATTGTAGGAGCGTTGGTGTTGCCTATACCGCAA comes from Sporosarcina sp. FSL K6-3457 and encodes:
- a CDS encoding exonuclease domain-containing protein — its product is MEKYYKEKNIDELVQVNEFVSVKGKMIGDLTVKTWKNGEGENIIFVLNDGVRNLKCIIFANYRDYRKESLDMIKSYFVKGHFYALKGEMSLDVTFTNFNVTSCGIGNTNAPTMQLKIDAYEDITGKVGSRLDTDEIGRVEFKVISQYSTMQSITKEAAAIELTNRFNYRGLGFVEKGTVRGFPLIEQQFNQYKRVMVDKYKNNPSEANRRNVENIESMKLFYGVDFLISQNRYLHYLVNDEKLHEKNSEIIGENFLRNTKYLVFDIETTGILPFVHEIIEIGAVVVENGEVVKEFNKLIKPKNQISQRISNLTNITNKMVGQCEDEETALKQFYDFISDDEYVLVGHNARDFDLNFINVRSRMHKLDEKLNDFLLIDTMYLSKYVEEEVLHKQSKRKNYSLKGMLKKYGIKIENHHRAISDSLSTFKLFNKLLEEMSVNHKKLVECNEPLKSQLDTRFPQMVTLYALNREGMTFLNQLSSKVNTDTENRVLSWADVNVKGDRENILVVSNGFYCKDIFENLLNGKFTESVLDHYDVIGFNSPYSNHYYEDVPVETLKQLMKIVDNVCQKKNKTVISLGEVLCLHKYEEKYIDMLWFDNRAKVFLDKNLTIIRQYFDNKIQNGLPFSDMEKELYSKFIQGELKGDDLLNINIEGLKLKVEGGRFHPYIQNKELPRNNVYYKTTKELLLEFDFLGEERSREIVSTNTIQLLNRFSSFEVVPTHPLVKPRMLEGNEKEKMQQVIDRRLVELYGANVHEAVQERLALELEMVFKGGYEVVFYGSHLLVEESKRKGYLVGSRGSVGSMLLAYVLGISEVNPLPPHYQCETCREVEFCEAKTVLCGLDLPVIQCACGGLLKGNGFDIHWSSFMGYNGEKTPDVDLNFSSEVQKHIIDYITGLFGEGNIVRAGTISKLAEGKSKKIIWEYHKAKGNIAVETLMNRYENDASYFYELDEEGNLHPTDYIHFDEDNRNVLYIEKLKQGDNDEQLVEILTFDFDSLVFQETLDFLNGVAFSSGQHPGGMLVIPSELDVNYYSGITNSKDGYDAENITLQSEYKPFEDAILKFDILSQDDSTRLYYLEKETGVSVATINMYDANVIQEFALGHTEMISEFNTRYSTNVTMQVQPRNFSDLIAISGLTHGEGLWDDNAEVLLKEGKAISELITSRENFKKLLMHYGIEESLSNRIVEFIRKGKLHSEKNKATNLIEWQSYEQVLHEYQVERWLIESMKKVKYLYPLAHAAAYVINAYRLAWYKKYYPIAFAKVMINLSLADKKVEKTIFLMDSEQIDGLIRKYENPRTYYTLPTKIKGSAAEMYLMRWLFDNRIELLKADLDKSDTEKAVIEDGKIRLPLKLMPSKNK